A stretch of the Arthrobacter sp. PAMC 25486 genome encodes the following:
- the hrpA gene encoding ATP-dependent RNA helicase HrpA produces the protein MTFTISYPAALPVSERREDIMAAIAANQVTIIAGETGSGKTTQIPKMCVELGLAEKGLIGHTQPRRLAARTVAERIASELGVEIGEEVGFQVRFTGHVGPKTKIKLMTDGILLAEIQRDRLLRKYSVIIIDEAHERSLNIDFILGYLRQILPQRPDLKIVITSATIDPERFATHFAASEGPAPIIEVSGRTFPVDIRYRPLSGPANGENSDGMDDDEPGSGADRRGSARDKFVGDREDGGNSEEDRDPLDAVCDAVDELAKEAPGDILIFFSGEREIRDAADALHGRAKTNPRLRDVQILPLFARLSLAEQHAVFTTGSRKRIVLATNVAETSLTVPGIKYVIDTGTARISRYSHRTKVQRLPIERVSQASANQRSGRCGRVSDGICIRLYSEEDYNARSEFTDPEILRTNLAAVILQMTAMGVAKGPKDVEKFPFVQPPDSRAITDGVTLLRELGAVNTQGGITAVGRQLSQLPVDPRLGRMIVEAAKRGVAAEVMVLAAALTIQDPRERPTDKQQLAQEKHKRFVDEHSDFTGFLNLWRYIKEKQNELSSSAFRRLCKAEFINYLRVREWQDLFSQLKAMAKSLDIKVSGNDIDPVGNHDAIHMSLLTGLLSHIGLYDQRKREYAGARGTKFMVFPGSALFKKSPDWVMAAELVETSRLWARVAAKFDPLWAEQVAPDLVKRTYSEPHWSKKMGSVMAHEKVTLYGVPIVPDRRIHYGKIDPELSREMFIRHALVEGDWHTNHKFFHRNQALLAEVEELETRMRRRDLRVDDETLFDFYDERVGGDVVSERHFDKWWKDARHENAALLDFDTQVVMAEEPELDEAAFPKTWVQGEFVLPLSYEFHPTAPGSAPNPSDGVTVQVPLLFLNQLHESQFRWQIPGLRAELVTALIKSLPKAVRKNFIPAPDVGRQAAAALASDFDPATDQLEPSLELALRRLKGHVIPPGSWNRDAIPSHLRMTFSVVDKNGRILEEGQDLSDLQSKLAGATRRAIAESLGATPKTTQAGGAPRAAPATGKNARNGKGGQVPSPSQNSQAGSGSLGAVGPTSTTTGSQKGSDGSGIAERSGITSWDMGTLPREVKRLVAGHTVTGYPALVDEGATAGIRVFQRQDVQESAMRGGVIRLLALRVPSPDRYVLDHLSNTEKLTFSQNPHGSVTELIADCTLATIDKLTPAALPWSEVEFNALYETVRAELIDTVFTVTAVVERVLASNLRIQKALRGTTSLPLISALNDIKQQLELLVYPGFVAKTGFAQLSQLPRYLTAIERRLEKLPSNVNRDGQSMAAVQHLEDEYDDATAALLPGQRSTAGLEHVRWMIEELRVSLFAVELGTAYSVSEKRIRVALAKSLA, from the coding sequence ATGACTTTCACTATCTCCTACCCCGCCGCGCTGCCCGTCTCGGAACGCCGCGAGGACATCATGGCTGCCATCGCCGCCAACCAGGTCACCATCATCGCCGGTGAAACCGGTTCCGGAAAGACCACCCAGATCCCGAAAATGTGTGTGGAACTGGGTCTGGCTGAGAAGGGCCTGATCGGCCACACGCAGCCGCGCCGCCTCGCCGCCCGCACCGTGGCCGAGCGCATCGCCAGCGAACTGGGCGTGGAAATCGGTGAAGAGGTGGGCTTCCAGGTCCGTTTCACCGGCCATGTGGGCCCGAAAACCAAGATCAAACTGATGACCGACGGCATCCTGCTCGCGGAAATCCAGCGCGACCGCCTGCTGCGCAAATACTCCGTCATCATCATCGACGAGGCCCACGAACGCTCGCTGAACATCGACTTCATTCTCGGTTATCTGCGCCAGATCCTGCCCCAGCGCCCGGACCTGAAAATCGTCATCACCTCGGCCACGATCGATCCCGAGCGTTTCGCCACGCACTTCGCCGCCTCCGAGGGCCCGGCCCCGATCATCGAGGTCTCCGGACGCACCTTCCCCGTGGACATCCGCTACCGCCCGCTTTCCGGCCCTGCCAATGGCGAAAATTCCGATGGGATGGACGACGACGAACCCGGCTCGGGCGCGGACCGTCGCGGATCCGCTCGGGACAAGTTCGTGGGAGACCGGGAAGACGGCGGCAACAGTGAAGAGGACCGGGACCCCCTCGATGCCGTATGCGACGCCGTGGACGAACTCGCCAAGGAAGCGCCCGGGGACATCCTCATCTTCTTCTCCGGCGAGCGGGAAATCCGCGACGCCGCCGATGCACTGCACGGCCGTGCCAAAACAAATCCGCGGCTGCGCGACGTGCAAATCCTGCCGCTCTTCGCCCGGCTGTCGCTGGCCGAGCAGCACGCCGTGTTCACCACGGGCAGCCGCAAGCGCATCGTGCTGGCCACGAACGTTGCCGAAACCTCGCTGACGGTGCCGGGCATCAAATACGTGATCGACACCGGCACGGCCCGCATCTCGCGGTATTCGCACCGCACCAAGGTCCAGCGCCTGCCCATTGAACGCGTCTCACAGGCCTCCGCCAACCAGCGTTCGGGCCGTTGCGGGCGTGTCTCCGACGGCATCTGCATCCGGCTGTATTCCGAGGAGGATTACAACGCCCGGAGCGAGTTCACGGACCCGGAAATCCTGCGCACCAACTTGGCCGCCGTCATCCTGCAAATGACGGCCATGGGTGTGGCCAAGGGGCCCAAGGACGTGGAGAAGTTCCCGTTCGTCCAGCCGCCGGACTCGCGGGCCATCACCGACGGCGTGACCCTGCTGCGCGAGCTGGGCGCGGTGAACACCCAAGGTGGGATTACCGCCGTCGGGCGTCAACTCTCACAGCTCCCGGTGGACCCGAGGCTGGGACGCATGATCGTGGAAGCTGCCAAGCGCGGTGTGGCGGCCGAGGTCATGGTGCTCGCCGCGGCGCTCACCATCCAGGACCCGCGCGAGCGCCCCACGGACAAGCAGCAGCTGGCGCAGGAAAAGCACAAGCGCTTTGTTGACGAGCATTCGGACTTCACCGGCTTCCTGAATTTGTGGCGGTATATCAAGGAGAAGCAGAACGAGCTGTCCTCGAGCGCGTTCCGGCGCCTGTGCAAGGCCGAGTTCATCAACTACCTGCGCGTGCGTGAGTGGCAAGACCTGTTCAGCCAGCTCAAGGCGATGGCGAAGTCGCTGGACATCAAGGTCTCCGGCAACGACATCGACCCCGTGGGCAACCACGACGCCATCCACATGTCGCTGCTGACCGGGCTGCTGAGCCACATTGGGCTGTACGATCAGCGCAAGCGCGAGTACGCCGGCGCGCGCGGCACGAAGTTCATGGTGTTCCCGGGCTCGGCCCTGTTCAAGAAGTCGCCCGATTGGGTCATGGCCGCCGAACTCGTGGAAACCTCCCGGTTGTGGGCCCGCGTGGCGGCCAAGTTTGACCCGCTGTGGGCCGAACAGGTGGCCCCGGATCTGGTGAAGCGCACGTACAGCGAGCCACACTGGTCCAAGAAAATGGGCTCCGTCATGGCGCACGAGAAGGTCACGCTCTACGGTGTCCCGATTGTGCCTGACCGCCGGATCCACTACGGGAAGATCGATCCGGAACTGAGCCGGGAGATGTTCATCCGCCATGCCCTGGTCGAGGGCGACTGGCATACCAACCACAAGTTCTTTCACCGCAACCAGGCGCTGCTGGCCGAGGTGGAGGAGCTGGAAACCCGCATGCGGCGCCGCGACCTGCGCGTGGATGACGAGACGCTGTTCGACTTCTATGACGAGCGCGTGGGCGGCGACGTTGTTTCCGAGCGGCACTTCGACAAGTGGTGGAAGGATGCCCGGCACGAGAACGCGGCGCTGCTGGACTTTGACACGCAGGTGGTCATGGCCGAGGAGCCGGAGCTGGATGAGGCGGCCTTCCCCAAGACGTGGGTGCAGGGCGAGTTTGTGCTGCCGCTGTCCTACGAGTTCCATCCCACCGCGCCGGGTTCTGCTCCCAACCCGTCCGACGGCGTGACGGTTCAGGTTCCGCTGTTGTTCCTGAACCAGTTGCACGAGTCCCAGTTCCGCTGGCAGATTCCGGGACTGCGCGCCGAGCTGGTCACGGCGCTGATCAAGTCGCTGCCCAAGGCTGTCCGGAAGAACTTCATCCCGGCGCCCGATGTGGGTCGCCAGGCCGCTGCCGCATTGGCGTCTGATTTTGATCCCGCCACGGACCAGCTCGAGCCGTCCCTTGAATTGGCTTTGCGCCGGCTCAAGGGCCATGTGATTCCGCCGGGCTCCTGGAACAGGGATGCCATTCCTTCCCATTTGCGCATGACATTCTCAGTGGTGGACAAGAACGGCCGTATTTTGGAGGAGGGCCAGGACCTCTCCGATCTGCAATCGAAGCTGGCCGGAGCCACACGCCGAGCCATCGCGGAGTCGCTCGGGGCGACGCCCAAGACGACGCAGGCCGGGGGGGCGCCGCGGGCGGCGCCCGCCACAGGGAAGAATGCCCGCAACGGCAAGGGCGGTCAGGTCCCCAGCCCCTCCCAGAACTCGCAAGCTGGTTCCGGGTCCCTCGGGGCCGTGGGCCCAACCTCAACCACCACGGGGAGTCAGAAAGGTTCCGATGGCTCAGGCATCGCGGAACGTTCAGGCATCACAAGCTGGGACATGGGCACCCTGCCGCGCGAGGTCAAGCGCCTCGTGGCAGGGCACACCGTCACCGGCTACCCGGCGCTCGTGGACGAGGGCGCCACCGCCGGCATCCGCGTGTTCCAGCGCCAGGATGTGCAGGAATCGGCCATGCGCGGCGGCGTCATCCGGCTGCTGGCGCTGCGCGTGCCGTCGCCTGACCGCTACGTGCTGGACCACCTGAGCAACACCGAGAAGCTCACGTTCAGCCAGAACCCGCACGGCTCCGTGACCGAGCTGATTGCCGACTGCACCCTGGCCACGATCGACAAGCTGACGCCGGCCGCGCTGCCGTGGAGTGAGGTCGAGTTTAACGCGCTGTATGAGACGGTGCGCGCTGAATTGATCGACACGGTGTTCACTGTGACGGCTGTGGTGGAACGTGTTTTGGCGTCGAATCTGCGCATCCAGAAGGCGTTGCGGGGCACCACGAGCCTGCCGCTCATCAGCGCGCTGAACGACATCAAGCAACAGTTGGAACTGCTGGTGTACCCGGGATTCGTGGCCAAGACCGGATTTGCCCAGCTCAGCCAGCTGCCGCGCTACCTTACAGCGATTGAGCGGCGGTTGGAGAAGCTGCCGTCGAACGTGAACCGCGACGGGCAATCGATGGCGGCCGTGCAGCACCTCGAGGACGAGTACGACGACGCCACGGCGGCTCTGCTGCCCGGGCAGCGGTCGACGGCGGGGCTGGAGCATGTGCGCTGGATGATCGAGGAGCTGCGGGTCAGCCTGTTTGCCGTGGAGCTGGGAACGGCGTATTCGGTCTCGGAGAAGCGGATCCGGGTGGCCCTGGCGAAGTCCCTGGCCTGA
- a CDS encoding type II toxin-antitoxin system Phd/YefM family antitoxin encodes MKTMSYSESRANYAATLDAVVNDSEEVVITRSGKEPVVIVSLVEYQSLKETAYLLRSPANARRLLGAIDRLENGSGVEHDLLP; translated from the coding sequence ATGAAAACCATGAGCTATTCAGAGTCGCGGGCAAACTACGCGGCCACACTTGATGCGGTAGTGAACGACAGCGAGGAAGTCGTGATCACCCGATCCGGGAAAGAGCCGGTGGTGATTGTCTCCCTGGTGGAGTACCAGTCATTGAAGGAAACTGCGTATCTGTTGCGCAGCCCTGCCAACGCACGCCGCCTGTTGGGCGCCATTGACCGCTTGGAGAACGGGTCCGGCGTCGAACATGACCTGCTCCCATGA
- a CDS encoding Txe/YoeB family addiction module toxin, with the protein MKLVWDEQAWAEYVDWQRDDKRVLKRINELLKDIARNGNDGIGKPEPLKHGFSGYWSRRITDEHRLVYKATGDEIRIAQCRYHYE; encoded by the coding sequence ATGAAGTTGGTGTGGGATGAGCAGGCTTGGGCGGAATACGTTGATTGGCAACGTGACGACAAAAGAGTCCTCAAGCGCATCAATGAACTCCTGAAGGATATTGCCCGCAACGGGAACGACGGCATCGGCAAGCCCGAGCCGCTCAAGCACGGTTTCAGCGGCTATTGGTCACGCAGGATCACCGACGAGCACAGGCTCGTGTACAAAGCTACCGGGGATGAAATCCGCATCGCCCAGTGCCGGTACCACTACGAATAG
- a CDS encoding MFS transporter produces the protein MTLRRRFWLMTGLRWFPTGLLIPVYALLPLHRGLSIAEFGAVVAVQGFVVLFLELPTGGLADSLGRRPLMVTSALVALASYATFAFAGTFAWFLAASALSGVFRALDSGPLNAWFVDQTLASGEGGSVAKGISGAGAVVGTSMALGAVAAGGLVAWHPFAAIDALATPFLVAAALTLVQIGTTLVLMRESRPAHSLTFRSSIRAIPRTIVAGAQLAVGNRVLRALLAASVFLGFGVVGLEQFMPIRLSELLGNPDMAGVVMGPVSAAAWGISAIGAAAVPLLLRRWSMPAVSIALVIGEGAMVVVMGLAAGPAGLILAFFCTYAVHTAFGAIYETMLHGQVSSSHRATVLSLSSMVFQPAGSLGALVLGLIATGVSSGMALVVAGVVFGCAAPLFLVKTAPHPIRSGTGTGRCGFHPR, from the coding sequence ATGACTCTCAGACGGAGATTCTGGCTCATGACGGGTCTGCGCTGGTTTCCCACGGGCCTGCTGATTCCCGTCTACGCGTTGTTGCCACTCCACCGCGGCCTGAGCATCGCCGAATTCGGCGCCGTTGTCGCCGTCCAAGGCTTCGTGGTGCTTTTTCTCGAACTGCCCACGGGAGGCTTGGCGGATTCTCTGGGCCGCAGGCCGCTCATGGTCACCTCCGCTCTGGTTGCCCTGGCGTCCTATGCAACGTTTGCCTTCGCCGGGACCTTTGCCTGGTTCCTGGCGGCCTCGGCGTTGTCCGGCGTTTTCCGGGCCCTGGACAGCGGTCCACTCAACGCGTGGTTCGTCGATCAGACCCTGGCGTCGGGGGAGGGGGGATCGGTGGCCAAGGGCATCTCCGGTGCGGGGGCTGTGGTCGGCACCTCGATGGCCCTCGGCGCGGTGGCGGCAGGTGGCCTGGTTGCTTGGCACCCCTTCGCAGCCATTGATGCGCTTGCGACGCCGTTTTTGGTGGCAGCCGCGCTGACCCTGGTCCAGATCGGGACAACACTGGTCTTGATGAGGGAAAGCCGTCCGGCACATTCCCTGACGTTCCGGTCATCCATCCGGGCGATCCCGCGAACCATTGTCGCAGGGGCCCAACTGGCCGTCGGCAACCGGGTGCTGCGTGCCCTTCTCGCGGCCAGCGTGTTCCTGGGCTTTGGCGTGGTGGGTCTAGAGCAGTTCATGCCCATCCGGTTGTCGGAGCTGTTGGGCAACCCGGATATGGCCGGCGTCGTGATGGGTCCAGTATCTGCTGCCGCGTGGGGTATTTCGGCCATCGGCGCGGCGGCCGTGCCACTATTGCTGCGCCGGTGGTCCATGCCTGCAGTGTCCATCGCGCTGGTGATCGGTGAGGGCGCCATGGTGGTTGTCATGGGATTGGCGGCCGGTCCGGCCGGGCTCATCCTCGCGTTCTTTTGCACCTATGCCGTGCATACCGCCTTCGGGGCCATCTACGAGACCATGCTTCACGGGCAGGTCAGTTCCAGCCACCGGGCCACGGTGCTGTCCCTTTCGTCCATGGTCTTCCAGCCTGCGGGATCACTGGGTGCCCTGGTCCTGGGTTTGATTGCCACTGGGGTCTCCAGCGGAATGGCACTGGTTGTCGCCGGTGTAGTTTTTGGCTGCGCGGCACCGCTGTTCCTGGTCAAAACCGCGCCGCACCCTATTCGTAGTGGTACCGGCACTGGGCGATGCGGATTTCATCCCCGGTAG
- a CDS encoding helix-turn-helix domain-containing protein yields the protein MEISEKVVDDLDTLKAIASPLRMKLLGALREHGPATASELGRRLGESSGSTSYHLRQLERYGFVADDDVQQSRRERRWKALHAQTNIQSARFIDDEAGRALMHATIGYNVDYLLENVSEYLRGDFGPEWRATLGVNDYLLRLTPQDAAELLAGIQGLLEDFRSRESNDDQAMPVAWHVLALPKKPS from the coding sequence ATGGAGATCTCGGAAAAGGTCGTCGATGACCTGGACACGCTCAAAGCAATCGCCAGCCCCTTACGCATGAAGCTGCTGGGCGCCCTGCGCGAACACGGCCCCGCCACGGCCTCGGAGCTGGGCCGTCGGCTCGGGGAGTCCAGCGGCTCCACCTCCTACCACCTGCGCCAACTGGAACGCTACGGCTTTGTGGCCGACGACGACGTTCAGCAGTCCCGGCGGGAACGGCGCTGGAAGGCGCTGCACGCCCAAACCAACATCCAGTCGGCACGGTTCATCGACGACGAGGCCGGGCGCGCCTTGATGCACGCCACCATCGGCTACAACGTTGACTACCTTCTGGAGAACGTGTCCGAATACCTCCGGGGCGACTTCGGCCCGGAGTGGCGGGCCACACTGGGAGTCAATGACTACCTGCTCAGGCTGACGCCACAAGACGCCGCCGAACTTCTCGCCGGAATCCAGGGACTTCTGGAAGACTTCCGCTCCCGGGAATCCAACGATGACCAGGCCATGCCGGTCGCCTGGCATGTACTGGCCCTTCCCAAAAAGCCGTCATGA
- a CDS encoding SDR family oxidoreductase, with product MRAVIPAMMAQAQGSIVNTASEVALRGSAAGVAYTASKHAVVGLTKSSTFKYVPSGIRVNAVAPGATITNIQAPFDSALGADRVRLAMAILPGAVEADALAASITFLLSDDGVNVNGVILPSDGGWSAA from the coding sequence ATGCGCGCGGTCATTCCCGCCATGATGGCGCAGGCGCAGGGGTCCATTGTTAACACCGCCTCCGAGGTCGCCCTGCGCGGATCCGCCGCCGGCGTAGCCTACACGGCGTCCAAGCACGCGGTGGTGGGCCTGACCAAGAGCAGCACGTTCAAGTACGTCCCCAGCGGCATCCGCGTCAATGCCGTGGCGCCCGGGGCCACCATCACGAACATCCAGGCCCCGTTCGATTCCGCGCTGGGCGCCGACCGCGTCCGCCTCGCCATGGCCATCCTGCCCGGCGCCGTGGAAGCCGATGCGCTTGCCGCCTCCATCACCTTCCTCCTGAGTGACGACGGCGTGAACGTCAACGGTGTGATCTTGCCGTCCGACGGCGGCTGGTCGGCTGCGTAG
- a CDS encoding helix-turn-helix domain-containing protein: MIDWRHASLSLPGYPNTDQQAAIARLFGCVRVAFNDALTLRKAHYAATGTYLSNRVASAALTTASKRTPEREWLTDGSCVPLQQALRDLDTAYKNFFLTKHRSSCARSFPP, encoded by the coding sequence GTGATTGACTGGAGGCATGCTTCGTTATCGTTACCGGGGTACCCGAATACAGACCAACAGGCGGCAATTGCCCGTCTTTTTGGTTGTGTGCGGGTGGCGTTCAATGATGCACTGACCCTGCGCAAGGCGCATTACGCGGCGACTGGGACGTACCTGTCCAACAGGGTCGCCAGCGCAGCCCTGACGACAGCCTCCAAGAGGACGCCCGAGCGTGAATGGTTGACCGATGGTTCCTGTGTCCCGTTGCAGCAGGCTCTGCGGGACCTCGATACCGCCTACAAGAACTTTTTCTTGACGAAACACAGAAGCTCATGCGCGCGGTCATTCCCGCCATGA
- a CDS encoding HIT family protein: protein MSTLFSKIIAGEIPGRFIWKDEDCVSFLTIGPLTDGHVLVVPRLEVDKWTDASPELVTKLMAVSQTIGQAQVAAFGAPRAGVIIAGFEVEHLHVHVFPAYGLDNFSFAAVDNNPDPAVLDANAEKLRVALRAAGHGDFVPAT from the coding sequence TTGAGCACCCTGTTTAGTAAGATCATTGCCGGCGAGATTCCCGGGCGCTTCATTTGGAAGGACGAGGACTGTGTCTCCTTCCTGACTATCGGCCCGCTGACCGACGGGCACGTGCTGGTGGTGCCGCGTCTGGAAGTGGATAAATGGACGGACGCCTCCCCTGAACTTGTCACGAAACTGATGGCAGTTTCACAGACCATTGGCCAGGCGCAGGTCGCTGCGTTCGGGGCTCCTCGGGCCGGGGTGATCATCGCCGGCTTCGAGGTGGAACACCTGCACGTGCACGTGTTCCCGGCCTACGGGTTGGACAACTTCAGTTTTGCTGCCGTTGACAACAACCCGGACCCGGCAGTGTTGGACGCCAACGCCGAGAAACTGCGGGTGGCCCTGCGTGCGGCCGGACACGGCGACTTCGTCCCCGCCACCTAG
- a CDS encoding NAD(P)-dependent alcohol dehydrogenase, with protein sequence MTQVKAYAAESATSGLRPSTIERREPGAHDVEIAIEFCGLCHSDVHTIRSEWGPAKYPLVPGHEIVGVVSRVGGSVEGFTVGERVGVGCMVDSCRECDSCLEGFEQYCEAGNVGTYNVVDRRNGDVITQGGYSQAIVVDENYVVHIPEGMDPAAAAPLLCAGVTTYSPLRYLDVQDGDKVGVIGLGGLGHMAVKIAKALGATVTVFTTSPAKTSDAVSLGADAVVISTDAEAMAGAKHTLNAIIDTVAAVHDLNPYLRTLARDGALIQLGLPSEKMPPVDPGLLIRKRLAYGGSIIGGIAETQEMLDFCAEHGIVSDIEIVSATELDVAYDRMVAGDVKYRFVLDVSTL encoded by the coding sequence ATGACCCAAGTAAAGGCTTATGCCGCTGAATCAGCCACGTCCGGACTGCGTCCCAGCACCATCGAACGCCGCGAACCGGGCGCCCACGACGTTGAAATAGCCATCGAGTTCTGCGGACTGTGCCACTCCGACGTGCACACCATCCGCTCCGAATGGGGACCGGCCAAATACCCGCTGGTGCCCGGGCACGAGATCGTGGGCGTGGTCTCCCGCGTGGGCGGGTCCGTGGAAGGATTCACGGTGGGCGAGCGTGTTGGTGTTGGCTGCATGGTGGATTCCTGCCGCGAATGCGACTCGTGCCTGGAAGGCTTTGAACAGTACTGCGAAGCCGGAAATGTCGGCACCTACAACGTGGTGGACCGGCGCAACGGCGATGTCATCACCCAGGGCGGCTACTCGCAGGCCATCGTGGTCGATGAAAATTACGTGGTCCATATCCCGGAGGGCATGGACCCGGCGGCTGCTGCACCGTTGCTGTGTGCCGGCGTGACCACCTACTCGCCGCTGCGCTACCTGGATGTGCAGGACGGTGACAAGGTGGGCGTGATCGGCCTCGGCGGGCTGGGCCACATGGCCGTGAAGATCGCCAAGGCGCTCGGTGCCACCGTCACGGTGTTCACCACCTCCCCGGCCAAGACCAGCGATGCTGTTTCCCTGGGGGCCGACGCCGTTGTCATCTCCACCGATGCCGAGGCGATGGCCGGGGCCAAGCACACCCTGAACGCCATCATCGACACGGTTGCTGCCGTGCACGACCTCAACCCCTACCTGCGCACGCTGGCCCGCGACGGCGCGCTGATCCAGCTGGGCCTGCCGTCGGAGAAGATGCCGCCGGTGGATCCTGGTCTGCTGATCCGCAAGCGCCTCGCCTATGGTGGCTCCATCATCGGCGGCATTGCCGAGACCCAGGAAATGCTGGATTTCTGTGCCGAGCACGGCATTGTTTCCGACATTGAAATAGTTTCCGCCACGGAGCTGGATGTTGCGTATGACCGCATGGTGGCCGGTGACGTCAAATACCGTTTTGTGCTGGACGTTTCCACACTCTAG
- a CDS encoding sulfurtransferase, which yields MSVLISVAELNARLSAGLSTVLLDVRWALGDPHGRDHYLAGHIPGAVFVDMDTELASHGQPSDGRHPLPAESDFAATVRHWGINTGDTVVVYDDAGAAAAARAWWLLGYAGVPNVYLLDGGLAAWRAAHLPLAEGGETAEPGDAVVHFGAKTTIDADAAAAWDGILLDARAGERYRGEAEPIDPRAGHIPGAVSAPTSENLREGSFLPAAQLRERFAALGVSEDVPVAVYCGSGVTAAHQIAALEIAGFTAALYPWSWSAWSNQPERAVATGAAGAGGGNGDRVEA from the coding sequence ATGAGTGTCCTCATCAGTGTTGCCGAACTGAATGCACGCCTGTCTGCCGGCCTGAGCACCGTGTTGCTGGATGTCCGCTGGGCGCTGGGCGATCCCCACGGCCGCGACCACTACCTGGCCGGCCACATTCCGGGCGCCGTTTTCGTGGACATGGACACCGAGCTGGCCTCCCACGGACAGCCATCCGACGGCCGCCACCCGCTGCCCGCCGAGAGCGATTTTGCCGCCACCGTGCGCCACTGGGGCATCAACACCGGAGACACCGTGGTGGTGTATGACGACGCCGGAGCTGCCGCCGCCGCCCGCGCCTGGTGGCTGCTGGGTTACGCGGGGGTTCCCAATGTTTACCTGCTCGACGGCGGATTAGCGGCATGGCGTGCCGCCCACCTTCCGCTCGCCGAAGGTGGGGAGACCGCGGAGCCGGGGGACGCCGTCGTGCATTTTGGGGCGAAGACGACCATCGACGCCGACGCTGCCGCGGCATGGGACGGGATTTTGCTCGACGCGCGGGCGGGGGAGCGGTACCGGGGCGAGGCGGAGCCGATCGATCCGCGGGCCGGGCACATTCCTGGTGCCGTGAGCGCGCCGACCAGTGAGAATTTGCGGGAGGGCAGTTTCCTTCCGGCGGCGCAGTTGCGGGAGCGGTTTGCGGCGCTGGGTGTTTCCGAGGACGTGCCGGTGGCCGTGTATTGCGGTTCGGGCGTGACGGCGGCGCACCAGATTGCGGCGCTGGAAATTGCCGGGTTCACGGCGGCGTTGTATCCGTGGTCGTGGTCTGCGTGGTCCAACCAGCCGGAGCGGGCCGTGGCGACGGGGGCTGCTGGTGCGGGCGGCGGCAACGGCGATAGGGTTGAAGCATGA
- a CDS encoding PLP-dependent cysteine synthase family protein, whose protein sequence is MNPAANFPAALNAPATNWAWTHQAIGKVQAESNRSADTHLYKIELPEQWGVDLYVKDESCHRTGSLKHRLARSLFLFALVNGWINEGTTVVEASSGSTAVSEAYFAQLLGLDFVAVMTRTTSPEKIALIEQFGGRCHLVDNADEVYSAASEIARENNGHYMDQFTYAERATDWRGNNNIAESIFSQLSHERHPEPAWVVVGAGTGGTSATIGRYIRYHGHSTQLAVVDPEGSAFYPAWKNNDPAVVTGNSSRIEGIGRPRVEPSFVPGVIDSMIQIPDAASVAAMMHFEQLTGLHAGPSTGTNLWGVWQLVAQLVAAGEKGSIVTLMCDGGERYAGSYNNPAWLAEKGLDPAPHLATIEDFFATGVWHG, encoded by the coding sequence ATGAACCCCGCTGCTAATTTTCCTGCTGCCCTGAATGCCCCTGCCACCAACTGGGCGTGGACCCACCAGGCCATTGGCAAGGTCCAGGCCGAAAGCAACCGCTCGGCCGACACCCACCTGTACAAGATTGAACTCCCCGAACAGTGGGGCGTGGATTTGTATGTGAAGGATGAGTCCTGCCACCGGACCGGCAGCCTGAAGCACCGGCTGGCCCGTTCGCTGTTCCTCTTTGCCCTGGTCAACGGCTGGATCAATGAGGGCACCACCGTGGTTGAGGCCAGCTCCGGCAGCACGGCGGTCTCAGAGGCGTACTTTGCGCAACTGCTCGGACTAGATTTCGTCGCCGTCATGACACGGACCACAAGCCCGGAAAAGATCGCCCTAATCGAGCAGTTCGGCGGGCGCTGCCACCTGGTGGACAACGCGGACGAGGTGTACTCGGCGGCGTCGGAGATTGCGCGCGAAAACAACGGCCACTACATGGACCAGTTCACCTACGCCGAACGGGCCACCGATTGGCGCGGGAACAACAACATCGCCGAATCCATCTTCAGCCAGCTCTCCCACGAACGCCATCCCGAACCCGCCTGGGTGGTGGTGGGTGCAGGCACCGGCGGCACCTCGGCCACGATCGGGCGCTACATCCGCTACCACGGACACTCCACGCAGCTGGCCGTGGTGGATCCCGAGGGCTCCGCGTTTTACCCGGCCTGGAAGAACAATGACCCTGCAGTAGTGACGGGCAATTCCTCCCGCATTGAGGGGATCGGCCGCCCCCGCGTGGAGCCGAGCTTTGTCCCCGGCGTCATCGACTCCATGATCCAGATCCCCGACGCCGCCTCCGTCGCGGCCATGATGCACTTTGAGCAGTTGACGGGGCTGCACGCCGGCCCGTCCACCGGCACCAATCTGTGGGGTGTGTGGCAGCTGGTGGCGCAGCTGGTCGCCGCCGGCGAGAAGGGCAGCATTGTGACCCTGATGTGCGACGGCGGTGAGCGCTATGCGGGCAGCTACAACAACCCTGCGTGGCTGGCAGAAAAGGGCCTGGACCCGGCGCCGCACCTTGCAACAATTGAGGACTTCTTCGCCACAGGCGTCTGGCACGGCTGA